The window GAGATGCGGTGCCGCGTGCGGCAAGCCCTGAAGAACTCGGGCGGGACGCTGCACGGCGGGGTGATGGGGACGCTGGTGGACATGTCCGTGGCGACGGCGCTGCGGTCCGTCCTGCCGCTCACCTCCCGGATGACGACGGTGGAGTACAAGGTAAACCTGCTGAAGCCGGTCGCCGACGGCGTGATCACGGCGCGCGGCTCGGTGATCCGGATGGGGAAGACGATCGCCGTGGGCACCACGGAGATCCGGAACGCCGATGGGGACCCGGTCGCCTTCGGCTCCGCGACTTTTTACATCCTGAACGTACGGTCGCCGGGGGATTCCACGGGTATAATGGTAGCTACGACGGGCCGGCGGAAGCCGAAGCCGGTTCTCGAAGGGGAAAGCTGAAAGGGACCACTACGATGGAGAAGCAACGACCGATCAATACCAACACCCTGGTGGGCGACATCCTGCGGCAATATCCCGGGCTCCGGGAGAAAATCGGCGAACTCTTCGGCCCGGACTGCCTGTCGTGCCGGTCGAACCGCCACGAGACGGTCACCTACACCTCCTGGCACAGGGGTCTCGATCCGGAGGTGGTGGTCCGGACGCTGAACGAGGCGCTGAAAGGGAAGTAGGCGCACCAACCTCCCGCACGGTCCTCCGCGCGGATTTTGCCCGAAAGCCTTGACGTCGATTCCCCGCCCGGGATATAAGAAGGGCATGAATATGGAACATGGTGCCATATAGTGGAACACCCTTCCGGGGCGAAGCTGATCGACAAGGCCGCCGACGTCCTGTTCCTTTGCCGCGACGCGGGGGGGCCCGTCGGCGTCACGGAAGCCGCCCGCCGCCTCGGCATGCCGAAGTCCAGCGCCGCCAGGATCGTCGCGGCCCTCGTCCGGCGGGGGTTCCTGCGCCAGGAGGAGCCGTCGGGGAAATACACCCTCTCCAACGTCTTCTACTCGTTCACTTCCGCGCTTTCCGAGCGCAACCTCCTGATCCCCCGCGCCGTGCCCGCGATGGAAAAGATCTTCCGCGCCCTTCGGGAAACGGTCCACCTGAACGTCGCGGACGGCTTCGAGCGGGTCTGCGTCCACGTCCTGGAATCCCCGCAGCCGCTGAAGGCCGTGATGCCCGTCGGACAGCGGTCCCCCCTGTATTGCGGGGGATCGTCCAAGGCGATCCTCGCGTTTTCCGACGAGGAGACGGTGGAGTGGGTCTTCGCACGCCCCTTCCGGAAGTTCACCGGGAACACGATCACCGGGAAGAAGGCGATGCGCGGGGAGATCCGTCGGATCCGGGAGCGCGGGTACGCCGTCAGCCACGGAGAGCGGGTCGAGGGGATCACCTCGGTCAGCGTGCCGGTGTTCCATCCCGGCGGGAAACTCGCGGCCAGTCTCACGGTGTCCGTTCCGACGGCGAGGTACACGGAGTCATTGAGGGACAAGATCGTTCGGGAGCTCTCGGCCGCCTCGGCCGGCATCACCCGGGGGATGGGATAACGCTTCCCGGCGGGACCGGGAGAAATCGACGCAAGGAGGGGATGATGTTCAAGGGAATCGATTATTTCGACGTGGAAGGCGGGTTTTCGTCAGAGGCGCGGATGATCCGGGATTCGGTCCGGGATTTCGTGGACAAGGAATTCCTCCCGATCGTGCGGGATCATTACCGGGCGGGCGGGTTCCCGATGCATATCATCCCGATGCTGGGGGAGATGGGGCTCCTCGGCTCCAACCTGAAGGGATACGGGCTGCCCGGCATCGACCAGGTCTCGTACGGCCTCGTGATGCAGGAACTGGAGCGGGGCGACTCGGGGCTGCGCAGCTTCGCCTCCGTGCAGGGGGCGCTGGTGATGTACCCGATCCACACGTTCGGGAGCGAGGCGCAGAAGGAACGGTGGCTTCCGGCGCTGGGGGCGGGGAAGGCGGTCGGCTGCTTCGGCCTGACGGAGCCCGATCACGGCTCGGACCCGGGCGGGATGAAGACGAAGGCGGTGAAGGACGGGGATCACTACGTCCTTTCCGGCACGAAGATGTGGATCACGAACGGCTCCGTCGCCGACGTGGCGGTGGTGTGGGCCAAGCTCGACGGCGTCGTGCGCGGGTTCCTGGTCGAGAAGGGGATGAAGGGGTTCTCGGCGCCGGAGATCCACTCGAAGCTCTCCCTGCGGGCCTCCGTCACGGCGGAGCTCATCTTCGACGACGTCCGGGTGCCGGCGGAAAACATCCTCCCCGGCGTGCAGGGGCTCAAGGGCCCCCTCATGTGCCTGACCCAGGCGCGGTACGGGATCGCGTGGGGCGCAGTCGGGGCCGCGATGGCGTGCTTCGACGAAGCGCTCTCCTACACGAAGGAGCGGAAGATGTTCGGCCGGCCGGTCGCCTCCTTCCAGCTCACGCAGGCGAAGCTCGCGGACATGCTGACGGGGATCACGTCGGCCCAGCTCATCGCCGTGCAGCTCGGGCACCTGAAGGATGCCGGGAAGATGCGTCCGCAGCAGGTGAGCCTCGCCAAGCGGAACAACGTCCGGATGGCGCTCACCGTCGCACGGACCGCGCGCGGGATGCTCGGCGCCAACGGGATCAGCGACGAGTACCAGACGATGCGCCACATGTGCAACCTCGAGTCGGTCGACACCTACGAGGGAACGTACGAGATCCACACCCTCGTCCTGGGGAAGGACGTCACCGGGATCGACGCGGTGTCGTGAACATAGCTGAAGAGCTGGAGATGGACTTCGCAACTCGGTGCGGAAGCCCCCCGCGAGCCCGGAAGCACAATATTGCGGTCTCCACTGATTGGGTGTTTATCGCGCCAGGACGTACGCGCCGTCGCGGAGGACGGCCTCCCCGCGGGCGAGCATCCCGTCGAGGTGCTTGGAGAGGAGCCCCCACTCGCCGTAGTCGAACCAGGGGCCGTCATGGCCCGGTCCGTAGATCAGGCGGCGTGCGATGATCTCCGCGCGGGTGCGCGGCTCCCGTAAATACTCCCGCAACGCCTCCTCCCGCCGGTCGATCACGGCGAGGTATGCGGCCATCTTCTCCGCGATCGGGCCGCGGTGGACCGGTCCTTCGTGCGAGACCACGTACCGGTCCGCCTCGATCCCCGCGAGGCGGCGGGCCGATCGGCGGAACGCGTCGATGCCGCACGGGGCGTCGCCGTACCACGGGCCGAATGCCGTCAGGTCGTAATCGCCCAGGAACAGGATCCCGTCGTCGGGGAAATGCAGGCACAGGTGGCCGGGCGTGTGACCGGGCGCGACGACCGCGACCGCGCGCGTGCCGCCGAAGCGCAGTTCCTCCCCGTCCGCGATCTTCCGTGCGATCCTCCTCGGGACGAAGGGGAACTTTTCCGCGAACAGCTTCCGGTAGAAGGAGTCCCACTCGTTCCCGAGGACGCCGTACCATGCGAGCAGCGTCTCGAACGACTCGAGGGCCGGGGCGTCCGCGGACGTGGACCACACCGGCGTGTCCGGCAGGCGGGACAGGAACGTAAAGTGGTCCTCATGGTAGTGGGTCATCACGACCGCCTCGATCCCGTTCTCCTTCCGCAGCCGTTCGATCTCCGCCGGATCGGAGCCGGCGTCCACGAGGATGCCGCCCCCGTCCGCGATGTACAGCGAGTGCGCGTACGGGTACCGTCCGCCCTTGCCGCCCTCCACGAGCCATATCCTGTCCGTCAGCCGTTGAATCATTTCCGCTCACATCCGCGATAAGATGAACGCGTGAAGAAGATCCTGTTGCTCCCCTTCTGTCTCTCCCGCGAGGCGCAGGACCTGGCGGAATCCCTTGCCGCGGGGGAGGGGTACGCCGTGGTGGTGGCGCGCTCGACCGCCATAGCGCTGGCGGAGGTGCGCAGGCATGTCGGGCCTCCCGGGAGCGGCACTCCGGTGCGGATCGTCGGCGTCGTGTGCGATGGTCGGGCGAAGAAGGTGTGGGCGGGCCTGGTTCTGCTCAAGGCGCGGCAGTGGGGGAAACGGTTCCTGCGGCGGCGCGTCCGCCGGATCGAGTTGGCCCGGGTGGCGATCACGGGCGGAACGAAGTCGCTGTTCGGACGGCGTCAATGCCAGGTGGGACGCAACGAGCCCGATTTCGAGGGATTGCGGCGGGCGCTGCGGGGCGGCGACACGTTCATGACGGTGTGATCCCGTTTCCGTCGTCCTCCGCCTCGGCCGGGGGAGACGGCGGGTGGAGCAGGTCCTCGCGCCGATGGATGGTCCTGGCCGTTCCGCTGTGGAACAGGAAGGCGAGGAGGAAGTAGATCCCGCCGATCGTCAACGCTCCGCCGGCCAGCCGGATCATCGACCCGAACACGGTTTCCCACGCGAGGAACCGCGAGGCCGCCGCCATCAGGAGGTACCCGGCCGATCCGGCCAGCGCCGCGGCCAGCGCCAGTTTCCCGTACTCGATCAGGTCGGACGCTCCCCGCCGACCCACCGTCCGCCGCATCAGGATTCCGTAGAGAGTTGCCGCGTAGAGGAGGATCCCCACCGTGCTTGCCAGCGCGAGGCCGAAGACGCCGTACGATTGCTGCAGGAGATAGTACACGGGGAGGGCGACGATCCACGCCCCGGTTCCGACGAGCGTCGGGGTCCAGGTATCCCGCATCGCGAAGAATCCGCGGGAGACGATCGCCTGGGCGCACCAGAAGGGGATCCCGAGGCAGAAGGCGGACAGGGCGGAGGCGGTGCGCATCGTGTCGTCGATCGTGAACGCTCCGCGCTGGTAGACGAGGAGGACCGCCTCCCGCGACAGGACGACGGCGATGGCCGCCACCCCGGCGGAGACGAGAAAGACCCATCGCAGGGTGAGGGACAGCGTGCTCCACATCTCCTCCTTCTTTCCCTCCGCCGCCAGCGAGGAGAGGAACGGGTACGACGCCACCCCCGACGCCTGGCCGAAGATGCCCACGGGCACCAGCATCAGGCGCCGCGCGTTGTTGAGCCAGGTGATCGCCCCCGCGAGGAGGAAAGAGCCGAAGACGCGCGTGGTCCACTCGTCCACCACGACGAGGGAGAAGCCGAGCATGATCGGGATGGAGAGCCGGATGAACTCCTTCAGGCCCGTGTCGGAGAAGTCGAGCCGGGGGGAAAAGGCGAGGCCGCCGCGCCGCGCGCCGTAGATCTGCAGGGCGAAGTTCCCGACGAACGCCCCGGCGAGAACTCCCCAGGCGAACCCCTCCATCCCGCGTTCGCGTCCGAGGAGCAGCCCGCCCGCGATGATCCCCGCGTTATAGATCAGCGGGGCCAGGGCGGGGAGGAAGAACTGCTTCCGGGCGTACTGGACCGCCATCAGGAGCCCGCCGATGTAGAAGAAGATCTGCGCGGGGAGCACGATCCTCGTCAGGCGCGCCGCGAGCGCCGCCTGCGCGGGGGGGAAGCCGGGGGCGAGGAGGGGGATGACCCGGCCCGCGAGGAACTCGCCCAGCACGATGAAGAAGATCATGCCGATCCCCATCACCGTGGCGATCGTCGAGAAGGAGCGAAAACCCTCCTCCTCCTTCCCCTCCGCCATGTACCGCGCGAAGATCGGGATGAAGGTGATGGAGAGCGAGCCGCCCGCAAGCAGGTAGTTGAGGAAGTCGGGGATCGTGAACGCGACGAAGTAGGCGTCCGTCTCGGGGGTGGCCCCGTGCTGCCAGGCGATCACGGCGTCGCGGGCGTACCCGAGGATCCGGGAGAGGAGCACCGACCCCATCATCAGCGCCGCGGCGCGCCCCATCTGTCGGCCCGGGCGGTCGGTCATCCTTGAGACTATAATCCATGGAACCGGACGGCTCCACCGCAAAATCGATATCTTGACGGCGGTCAAGCGGCGGCGGAGTCCACGCTGCTATCATCCTGTGCATCAACCCGCGAGGTGAGCTACATGGCGTTTTTCTCGAAGAAGAAACCGGCGGACGGCGCGTCCCCCGGGGACGTCCTCTCCGCGCTCTCGAAGGTGATGGATCCGGAACTCGGGAAGGACCTGGTTACGTTGAACATGATCCGGAACGTGTCCGTGTCCGGGGGCGCCGTGGCGCTCGATCTCGTCCTGACCACGCCGGCGTGCCCGATGAAGAACCAGATGAAGGCGGCGGTCGAGGAGGCGGTGCGGACGATCCCCGGGGTCTCCTCCGTCGAGGTGCGCGTATCCGCGGACGTCCGGGCGGCGAGGGATCCGGGGGAGGGGAAGCGGGCGATCCCGGGCGTGCGCAACGTCATCGCCGTCGCATCGGGGAAGGGGGGCGTCGGGAAGTCGACGATCAGCGCCAACCTCGCGGTGGCGCTGGCGCGGACGGGCGCGCGCGTCGGGCTGCTCGACGCGGACATCTACGGTCCCTCGGTACCGACCCTGTTCCACCTCAAGGGACACCGGCTCGCGGGGGAGGACGACATGATCCTCCCCGCGGAGTC of the bacterium genome contains:
- a CDS encoding PaaI family thioesterase, with the protein product MRSGLGVTMKTFDEALVKDRVNRFPFVKMMGMRLLACSGGKSEMRCRVRQALKNSGGTLHGGVMGTLVDMSVATALRSVLPLTSRMTTVEYKVNLLKPVADGVITARGSVIRMGKTIAVGTTEIRNADGDPVAFGSATFYILNVRSPGDSTGIMVATTGRRKPKPVLEGES
- a CDS encoding disulfide oxidoreductase; amino-acid sequence: MEKQRPINTNTLVGDILRQYPGLREKIGELFGPDCLSCRSNRHETVTYTSWHRGLDPEVVVRTLNEALKGK
- a CDS encoding IclR family transcriptional regulator; translation: MEHPSGAKLIDKAADVLFLCRDAGGPVGVTEAARRLGMPKSSAARIVAALVRRGFLRQEEPSGKYTLSNVFYSFTSALSERNLLIPRAVPAMEKIFRALRETVHLNVADGFERVCVHVLESPQPLKAVMPVGQRSPLYCGGSSKAILAFSDEETVEWVFARPFRKFTGNTITGKKAMRGEIRRIRERGYAVSHGERVEGITSVSVPVFHPGGKLAASLTVSVPTARYTESLRDKIVRELSAASAGITRGMG
- a CDS encoding acyl-CoA dehydrogenase family protein; translation: MFKGIDYFDVEGGFSSEARMIRDSVRDFVDKEFLPIVRDHYRAGGFPMHIIPMLGEMGLLGSNLKGYGLPGIDQVSYGLVMQELERGDSGLRSFASVQGALVMYPIHTFGSEAQKERWLPALGAGKAVGCFGLTEPDHGSDPGGMKTKAVKDGDHYVLSGTKMWITNGSVADVAVVWAKLDGVVRGFLVEKGMKGFSAPEIHSKLSLRASVTAELIFDDVRVPAENILPGVQGLKGPLMCLTQARYGIAWGAVGAAMACFDEALSYTKERKMFGRPVASFQLTQAKLADMLTGITSAQLIAVQLGHLKDAGKMRPQQVSLAKRNNVRMALTVARTARGMLGANGISDEYQTMRHMCNLESVDTYEGTYEIHTLVLGKDVTGIDAVS
- a CDS encoding MBL fold metallo-hydrolase, which translates into the protein MIQRLTDRIWLVEGGKGGRYPYAHSLYIADGGGILVDAGSDPAEIERLRKENGIEAVVMTHYHEDHFTFLSRLPDTPVWSTSADAPALESFETLLAWYGVLGNEWDSFYRKLFAEKFPFVPRRIARKIADGEELRFGGTRAVAVVAPGHTPGHLCLHFPDDGILFLGDYDLTAFGPWYGDAPCGIDAFRRSARRLAGIEADRYVVSHEGPVHRGPIAEKMAAYLAVIDRREEALREYLREPRTRAEIIARRLIYGPGHDGPWFDYGEWGLLSKHLDGMLARGEAVLRDGAYVLAR
- the murJ gene encoding murein biosynthesis integral membrane protein MurJ, producing MTDRPGRQMGRAAALMMGSVLLSRILGYARDAVIAWQHGATPETDAYFVAFTIPDFLNYLLAGGSLSITFIPIFARYMAEGKEEEGFRSFSTIATVMGIGMIFFIVLGEFLAGRVIPLLAPGFPPAQAALAARLTRIVLPAQIFFYIGGLLMAVQYARKQFFLPALAPLIYNAGIIAGGLLLGRERGMEGFAWGVLAGAFVGNFALQIYGARRGGLAFSPRLDFSDTGLKEFIRLSIPIMLGFSLVVVDEWTTRVFGSFLLAGAITWLNNARRLMLVPVGIFGQASGVASYPFLSSLAAEGKKEEMWSTLSLTLRWVFLVSAGVAAIAVVLSREAVLLVYQRGAFTIDDTMRTASALSAFCLGIPFWCAQAIVSRGFFAMRDTWTPTLVGTGAWIVALPVYYLLQQSYGVFGLALASTVGILLYAATLYGILMRRTVGRRGASDLIEYGKLALAAALAGSAGYLLMAAASRFLAWETVFGSMIRLAGGALTIGGIYFLLAFLFHSGTARTIHRREDLLHPPSPPAEAEDDGNGITPS